A segment of the Sphingomicrobium flavum genome:
AGGAGAAGATGTGCTGGCCTGCTCTGCGCTCTTTGAACGGTCAGGCGAGTCTTCCAACCAAGCTGGTGGAAACGGGTATCCAGGCACCCGAAGTTGACGAAGTTGACGACCCCCCGTTTTCAATCATTCGTCGCCAAAAATCGCCACCATCCGTTCGCCATCGCTACCGCTGCGGGCGCGGTACATGCCGGGCGTCGTAAAGCTCCAGGCCGCTTCGCCCGACGGCGCCACCGCGATCATCCCGCCGGTACCGCCCATTTCCTGCACTTCGGCCAGCACGCCGTCCAATGCCTGTTGCAGGTTCATGCCCGCATAGCGCATCCGGGCGCACACCTCATGCGCGGCGGCGGCGCGGATGAACACTTCGCCAAGGCCGGTTGCGGAAACGGCGGCGGCGCGGTCATCGGCATAGGTGCCCGCCCCGATCAGCGGGGAATCGCCGATCCGGCCCCAGCGCTTGGCGGTCAGCCCGCCGGTCGAGGTCGCGGCGGCGAGATGGCCCTGCGCGTCCACCGCGACCGCGCCGATGGTGCCATATTTGATGTCGGCATCGAAGGCGTCGGCCCCCTTGGTCAGCAGTTCGACCAGCTGGCGGTGACGCTCCTCGGTGATGAAATATTTGTTGGGCACCTGGTCGAGGCCCATTTCGCGGGCGAATTCGTCGGCGCCGTCCTTGCTCATCAGCACGTGCGGGCTGTCCTCCATCACCGCACGCGCCGCGCTGATGGGGTTCCTGGTCGATCGCATGCCCGCTACTGCCCCGGCGCGCCGCTCGGCCCCGCTCATGATCGCGGCGTCGCATTCGACATGGCCTTCATGGGTCAGCGTGCTGCCGCGCCCGGCATTGAAGGCCGGATCATCTTCCATAAGCCGCGCCACGGCTTCCACCGCATCGACCGCGTTGCCGCCCGCCGCCAGCACCGCCTCACCGGCATCGAGCGCGGCATTCAGCCCGTCGCGGCAGGCCGCTTCCATGCCCGCATCGAGCTTGCCCCGGCGCATCGATCCCGCGCCGCCATGTATCATCAAGGTCCACATGGCCCCAGCCCTAGCGAGCCGCCCGGACAAAAGCGATTCCAATTGACACGCAAATCACAAGGATATAAATATGATATCAATTAAAAAGGAGACTCGAAATGTCCGAACATGTTCTCGGATTGAATAGTTCAACCGAACGCGACGCCAACACGCAAAGCGGCTATGTCTATCTGCTCGTCCTGCTCGGCATCATCGCGGTGCAGGTGTGGGCGATCTTCCATCTGGTCGACAACGGCAAGAGCGGGCTGATGATCTTCATGGTCATCGCCATGCCGCTGCTGCTGCTCTTCGTTGCCAGCGGTTTTTACATGCTGCAGCCCAACCAGGGCGCGGTCATTACCCTGTTCGGCACCTATAAGGGGACCGACCGCAAGGATGGCCTGCGCTGGGTGTTGCCCTGGCTGATGCGCCACAAGGTATCGGTCCGCGCCAACAACTTCATCTCCGACAAGATCAAGGTGAACGACCTGCGCGGCAACCCGATCGAGATGGCGGCCCAGATCGTCTGGCGCGTGGTCGACACCGCGCAGGCCACCTTCGATGTCGACGATTATAAGGAATTCGTCCGCGTCCAGGTGGAAGCGGCGATCCGCACCATCGGCGCGCGCTATCCTTATGATGATTTCGACCATGAAGATGTGACGCTGCGCGGCCATATCGACGAAGTCGGCGTGGAATTGCTGCGCGAACTGCGCGATCGCCTCGTCGTCGCCGGCATTACCGTCGATGAATGCGGCTTCACCCATCTTGCCTATGCGCAGGAAATTGCCGGCGCGATGCTGCGTCGCCAGCAGGCCGAAGCCGTGGTCGCAGCGCGCAAGACCTTGGTCGAAGGCGCGGTCGGCATGGTCGAAATGGCATTGGCGGACCTGTCCAAGCGCGATGTCGTCGAACTGGATGACGAACGGCGTGCGGCCATGGTGTCCAACCTGATGGTGGTGCTGTGCAGCGAACGCGATACCCAGCCCGTCGTCAACGCCGGCAGCCTCTACAGCTAAGCCGCTAGCCGCAAGGAACGTCCATTGGCCAAGGCCCGAAAAGCCTATCCCCTCCGCGTCGATCCGTCCCTGTGGGACGCGATCGAGCGGCTGGCCGCGACCGAACTGCGTTCGGCCAATGCGGAAGTGGAAATCTTGTTGCGTGAAGCCTTGAAAGCGCGCGGGATCAAACTCGAACCCCCGGGCAAACCGGCAAAACGCGGCCGGCCCAGGAAGGAGCAGGACTGATGATCAATTTTATGCGAAACTCGCCGCTGCGAACGCAGCTCATCTCTCTCAGCATCGCGGCCCTGTTGGTCGGCATCCTCTTGCTCACGAAAGCGATCCCATGATGAACGATGGACCCAACTGGTTTCACCCCAAACGCTACGGCATGGGCTCCGGCCTGCCGTCGGCCTGGCAGGGATGGGTGGTCCTCCTTGCTTTCCTGCTCATCGTAACCGGCACCGCCTTCATGTTTGCCGAAGAACAGCCAATCATATTTTTCGCCATCATTCTCCCCGTCACCGCCATCTTCATGTTGATTGCGGCGAAGACCACACCGGGCGGTTGGAAATGGCGATGGGGAAAGGATGACAAATGATCACATTGACACTCGCCGCGGCGCTCGCCGCCCACGCCATGACGCCTGAAGAGGTGGAGATTGCCGGGCCCGAAGGTCCGCTCGCCGGCACGCTCATCGACCCGGCGCCCGAAGCGCCTGCCATCCTCTTCATCGCCGGCTCGGGTCCGACCGATCGCAATGGCGACAGCATGATGGGGGTGAAGGGTGGCGCCATCCGCCAGCTGGCCGAAGCGCTCGGCGATGCCGGGATTGCCTCTCTGCGCACCGACAAGCGCGGCCTTGCGGGCTCTGCGGCTGCGATCGCCAATCCCAATGCCGTCGTTTTTGAAGATTATGTCGCCGACACGCGCGGCTGGATCGACTTGCTGCGCGAACGGGGCAAGCCCTGCGTCTGGCTGGCCGGGCATAGCGAGGGCAGCACCATCGCGCTCCTGACCGCGCAGGATCCTCCCGATATTTGCGGGCTGATCCTGATCGCCGGGGCAGGGCGCCCGATCCTCGATGTCATGGTCGACCAGCTCTCCGCACAGCTGCCCCCGCCCATGCTGGAACAGCTCGAAACCGCCTTCGCCAGCATGAAGGCGGGCGAGACGGTCGATCCCGCCACCGTGCCAGCGCCGCTGGCACCGATGTTCGCGCCCGACCTGCAACGCTTCATGATGTCGGGCTACACGCTCGATCCCGCGACCCTGCTGGAGGGCATCGACCTGCCGGTGCTGATCGTCCAGCCGGGTGAGGATTTGCAGGTCAAGGTGAGCGAGGGCGAAGCGCTGAAAGCTGCGATGCCTGCTGCCGCTTATGTCCAGATCGATGGCGTCAACCATGTGCTCAAGCCCGTCCCGGCAGGCGATGTCGCCGCCAATATGGCAAGCTATGGCGATGCCGACCTGGCCATCGACCCGCGAGTTGCGGCGGCTATTGCGCCCTTCGTCCTGCCCGCGAAATAAGGCTTAACACTCTTTTGATGATGCAGGCGTAAAGGGGTGTCTCTACCTAAGGAGACGCCCCTTGAGCGCCAACCCGCTGTCCACCTTCCTGGCCGATGCCAGGGCCGCGCTGCCGGACAATGACGATGACCCCGTCGATGCCATTCTCGATGCGGTGCGCGATCATCTGGGCATGGAGATCGCCTTTGCGGGCCGGTTCGACGGCGATCGACGCACCTTCACCCACATCCGCACCAAGCTGCCGGTGCCGGTGGTGCCGGGCGATAGCGAACCACTCGAGGACAGCTTCTGCCACCACATCATCCAGGGCCGCCTGCCCGAACTGATCCACAACGCCTTCGACCATGAACTGGCATTGAAACTGCCCTTCACCAAGGCGCTGCCCATCGGCGCCCATCTCAACGTGCCGCTCAGGCTGTCCGACGGGACCATTTACGGCACCTTCTGCTGCCTCAGCCGCGAGGCCGATCACAGCCTGACCGAGCGCGATCTGAATACACTCAAGGCCTTCGCTGCGCTGGCCGCCGCGCAGATCGAGCGAAAGCGCAAGAATGACCGCGAACTGGCCGAAGCCAGCGCCCGCATCGACGACATCCTCGCCAAGGAACAGATTTCGCCCGTCTTCCAGCCCATTCACAGCCTGGTCGACAATAAGATGAAGGGCGTGGAATCGCTGTCCCGTTTCCCCCGCGGCGTGCCGGGCTTCGATATTCCGAGCGATTGGTTCAACGCCGCCGCCGCCATCGGCAAGGGCGAGGAGCTGGAATTGCTGGCAGTGCGCAAGGTGCTCGAAAACCTGCCGCGCCTGCCTAAGGACATTTATGTCTCGATCAACGTGTCGCCCGAAGTGGCGGTCTCGGGCGAGTTGGAGCCGTTGCTGCGCCCGCTGCCCAAAGACCGGATCGTGGTGGAGCTGACCGAGCACAGCAAGGTCGCCGATTTCGGCCTGCTCGGGCGCGCGCTCGATCGCCTGCGCGGGGTGGCGCGGGTGGCGATCGACGATGTCGGCGCTGGCTATGCAGGCCTACGCCATATCGTCGACCTTCGGCCCGACCTGCTCAAGCTCGACATGGAGCTGACCCGCCAGGTCGATAGCGATGATGCCCGCCATGCGCTGGCGCAGGCACTCGTCACCTTTGCCAGCCGCACGGGCAGCCAGATCATTGCCGAAGGCATCGAGACTGCGGCCGAAGCCAAGACGCTGAAAGCGCTCAAGGTCGAATATGGCCAGGGCTATTTTTTCAGCCGCCCGATGCCGCTCATCGCTTTGTCGCATTATGCCATGGGCGTGACCGAAACGGGCAATACAACCAGGCCCAGCCGGATGATGGACAGATTGCCCGACCATCTGGCGAAAAAGCTGGCCTAGAGGCGGCGGAAGGGCGGGGCCTCACCGCGCAGCAAGGCATCGTCGAGCAATTTAGCGAGCCGCATCCCGCCCTTGACCGCCGCTTCACGCGCGGCGGGGATCAGTGCCTGCACATCCTCTTCGGTCAGCGTCGGGCGGCCCTCGACCTCGCCGTCGCAGGGGTTGCGATCTACGAGGCTGGGATAGGCCACATCGCGCGACATGGCCCACATCTCGCGGCTCCAGTCGACCACATTACCGCCCTTCATCGCTTCAAGCTCGGCGCGGGTGAAGGGTGCGATCACCCCGCGCGCCCCGCCCGGCGGGGTGGAGATGCTGCGTTCGGCAAGGTAGCCGTCCCAGATACTGTGCAGATTGGTGCGCCCGCCGATCAGGCCATAATTGGCCGCCACGCGGTTGCCGCCCAGATCTTCATTGTCGCCGGCATGCATGGGTTGGTGCAGGTCGCCCACGAAGTGCATCAGGAAGGCCAGCGCCTCGACCCGGTCGCGCGTCGGCAGCGCGGTATCGGCCAGCAATCGCGCCTGCCGTTCGACCTGCGCGGCGACGCAATGGCCATCCTTGCACGGGCCCGACAGGTCGAAGTCCTTGCAGATGCTGACATTCTGATAGTGCCAGGAAAAGGCATAGGCATAGCGATCGCCATATTGCTTGATGCAATCGGCCCAGTAGGACGCGTCTTCCACATTGCGGATGCGGCATTCGGGGGTTTGCAGCAGTCGGTCCTGCGCCATCAGCGCGCGGATCTTGGCGCGGGTTTCGGGCTGGACTTCATTATAGGCGATGCGCGCGACGATGCCGTGGCCATATTCCCAATAGGCAGCGGCAGGCGCAGCAATGACGAGCGAGAGCGAAGCGGCGATGGCCGCGATCCATCGCAGCATCTAGCGGTCCTTGAAAATGGCGACGACCTTGCTGCCGTCCGAACGGGCATAGCCGCGATACATGCCGGGCGTATCGAACGACCAGCCGGGCGTACCGTCCTGCGCCAGATAGATGACGCCGCCCGAACCGCCCAGATCGCCGACCTGGCCGATGACCGCATCGGCGACCTTCTGTGCATCCTGCGGGGACAGCCGGGGATCCTCCATCATGCAGATCAAGTTTTCCGGGCAGGGCGGGGCGGCATGCTTCGCTTCCAGCCGCTTCTCTAGGCGGGTCGCGTCCAGTTCGAAGCAGATGGTGCGCGCGACCGCAAGGCGGATGAAATATTCGCCCGACCCGGTTGCAGAGACACCGCATGAGCCGGCGGCATAAGTGCCTGCGCCGATGATCGGGCTGTCGCCGATGCGGCCCCAGCGCTTGCCCGTCATGCCGCCGGTCGACGTGCCTGCGGCGATGACGCCCTGCTGGTCGATGGCAACCGCGCCGACGGTGCCGAACTTGTCGTCAATTTCGATCTGGCTGACCTTTTCGCGCTGCTCGGTCATCGCCTTGTAGCGCTTCAGCGCATCGAACCGCTCCTGCGTATAGAAGTAGGAAGGGTCGACCTGCTCCAGCCCCTTTTCGCTAGCAAATTGGTCGGCGCCTTCGCCCGACAGCAGGACATGTGGACTGTCTTCCATCACCTTGCGCGCGAGCAGGATGGGGTGGCGCGTCGTGCTGGCACCCGCCACCGCGCCGGCCTCCAGCGTGTCGCCGCGCATGATCGACGCGTCCAATGAATTGGTTTCTTCCCAGGTGAAGACTGCGCCGCGCCCGGCGTTGAAATTGGGATCGTCCTCAAGGATCGTGATCGCTGCGGTAATGGCATCGAGTGAGGAGCCGCCTTCGGCCAGCACCTTGGATCCCGCCGCCAGCGCGCTGTCGAGTACGGCGCGGATTTCCGCCTCTTTCTCGGGCGTCATATTCTCGGGCAGGATCGTGCCCGCGCCGCCATGGATGACGATCGACCAATCGGGATCGTCCTGCGCCAAGGCAGGGGTTGCAAGAATGGCGGCGAGGGCGGCGAGGGCGGGGATAAGTTTCGGCATGGGTCATTGGTAGACAATCGGCGCGGGTCTGCCAATTGCGATGTAGCCGGCACTAATGGCGCGTGAAGAGGTGCCAGCGCCAGAACAGGAAGATCTGTACGGCGAGGATGGCGATGCAAAGGCCAACCACAATCCAGAAGGCGCCGGGATCGTTCATTCCCGGCATGCCGCCGACATTGATGCCAAGCAGACCGGTGAGGAAGCCCAGCGGCAGGAAAATGGCCGCGACCAGGGTCAGCAGGTAATTGGTCCTTTCCGCCCCGGCTACGGCACGCGCGCGAATTTCATCCTGCAGCACCAGCGCGCTTTCCATCGAGACGTCGATATCGTCGAGATAGCGTTTCAATCGCTCAACGGTCTCGCCAATCTCGCGTCGGTCGTGCGCTTCGAACCAGTCCAGGTCGGCGCGGGCGATCGTTTCCAATGCCGCATGCTGCGGACCCATGTGCCGCTTCAGTGCCAGGCAGTTGCGTCGAATGATGGTTGTCCGTTCAAGGATTGAATTGCGATTTTCCTCGATACCCATCTCTTCCATCGCATCGATATGGTCATTCATGTCGACGATAGCGGCGTTCATGCGCGCCACCATAAGCTCGACATGCATGGTGATCAGCGCGCCAGCATCGACCGGACCCTTGCCGGAATCGAGCATGGCGAGCACGTCGCGAGGGGTTTGGAGGGGCTGGCGGCGCAGGGTGATCAGGCGTTGCCCATCGCACCAGAACTGCATCGAGACCATGTCTTCGGGTTCGGCGCCCGGATTGAAATTGATGCCGCGCAGCGTCGCGACCAGCGTGTCATCCTCCTTGAAAGCGCGCGGCCGGGTGCTGTCCATGGTCAACATTTCCGCAGTCGGCTCGGGGATGGAAAGGGCGTCCTGCAGCCATTCGTAGACGCCAGGCTGCGTGCGGCACAGATGAAGCCACATCAATTCGCCCGGCACCGCAGGCAGCCATGATTGTGCGTCAGCCCAGTCGATCGCCCGGGCGCCTCCCTTGCCGTCGATCACACGGCCAAACAGCATTGGACCGTCCATTTTCTGCAGGGCATCGGTTGATTGCATGGGCGATCTTGTTGCCTAGCGACGCGATGATGGCAACTGTCATTGGACTGTTGCGCCAAGGCGCCTATATCGAACCCATGTCCGCAATTCGCCCATGGCGCACCATCGAGCGCCGCCAATCCCGCCAAATCATGGTCGGCAATGTCCCCGTTGGCGGCGATGCGCCGATCACGGTGCAGACGATGACCAACACGCCGACCTCCGACGCCAGGGCGACGATCGACCAGATCCGTCGCTGCGAGGAAGCGGGCGCCGACATCATCCGCGTCTCCTGCCCCGACACGGATTCGACCGCGGCGATGAAGGAAATCGTGCGCGCGGCCAATGTGCCGATCGTGGCCGATATCCATTTCCACTATAAGCGCGCGCTCGAAGCGGCCGATGCCGGCGCGGCTTGCCTGCGCATCAATCCGGGCAATATCGGGTCGGACGCGCGGGTGAAGGAAGTGATTGCGGCGGCCAAGGCCAATGGCTGCGCGATTCGCATTGGCGTGAATGCCGGCAGCTTGGAAAAGGATCTGCTGGAAAAATATGGCGAGCCCTGTCCCGACGCGCTGGTCGAAAGCGCGCTGGATCATATCAAGATCCTGCAGGACCATGATTTCCACGACTATAAGGTCGCGGTGAAGGCCAGCGACCTGATGCTGGCGGTCGCAGCCTATTCGGATCTTGCCGCGCAGGTCGATTGCCCGCTGCATCTTGGCATCACCGAAGCTGGCGGCCTCATCGGCGGGACGGTCAAATCTTCGCTCGGCATCGGCTCGCTGCTGTGGGCGGGGATTGGCGATACCATTCGCGTGTCGCTATCAGCCGAGCCCGAGGAAGAAGTGCGGGTCGGCTTCGAGATATTGAAGGCGCTGGGTCTTCGCTCGCGCGGGGTGCGGGTGGTGAGTTGCCCGAGCTGCGCGCGCCAGGGCTTTGACGTGATCCGCACGGTGCAGAAGCTTGAAGAAAGCCTGCAGCACATCAAGACCCCGATGAGCCTGTCGGTGCTGGGCTGCGTCGTCAACGGTCCGGGCGAAGCGCGCGAGACCGATATTGGCATCACCGGCGGCGGCAATGGCAAGCATATGGTCTATCTGTCGGGCGTCACTGACCACCATGTCGAAGATGACGGCATGATCGCGCATATCGTCAAGCTGGTCGAGGATAAGGCAGCAAAGATCGAGGCGGGCGAGGCGGAAGCCTTCGTACCCCACGCATGAGGATATTGCTGCTCGGCCTGACGCTGCTGCTGGGCGCCTGCGCAGCGCCGTCGGCGCATGTCGATAGCGCCTCGCACCATCCCGAGGCGCGGCCCTTCGATGAGGCTGCCGATGCGATGGCGGCGGTGGATGCGGCGCTCGCCGCGGCAGCGGAACAAGACAAGAAAATGCTGCTGATCATGGGCGCCAACTGGTGCCATGACAGCCGCGGCCTGGCCGGCCTGTTCGAAACGCCGCGCTTTGCCGAGCTGATCAGGCAGCATTATGCGCTCGTCTATGTCGATGCCGGCAAGCCGCGCGAAGATGCAGCGAACAATATGGCGGTGGCGCAGCGCTTTGGCGTCGATCGCCTGATCGGTACGCCCAACCTGTTCGTCATCGATGGCGATGGACAATTGCTCAACAGCGTTGAAAACGTGACGGGCTGGACCGATGCCGCCAGCCGCGATCCGGGCGAGATCTACGATTTTCTCGCCGCCATGGCCACGCGCTAGGCTTCAACTTTTCCTTTACGACGCCGCGTTATGGGCAGGGGATGAAGAATTTTGTCCTTGGAACGATTGCCTGTGCGGTCATGGTCGGGATGATCTCGCGGGGCGGTACCTTCGGCACCACCGAAGTGGCGGGCGAGGCGGCGACGATGCAGCCCGCAAAGCAGCTCGATGCCTGGGAACTGGCGGCGCAAAAGCAGCGCCAGGAACGCTCGGCCAGCCTGTCCAGCAGTCGCCGCGCCGCCGCGATGCGCGCGGCCGAGACGGGCAATGCGCGCTCGAGCAGCGGCACGGTGCTGCAGCGCCAGCCCGATGGGCATTTCTATAGCGACGTGAAAATCCAGGGCCGCTCGGTGGAATTCCTCGTCGACACCGGGGCCAGCATGGTGGCGCTTTCCGAATCGGACGCGCGCCGCGCCGGGGTGAGTTTCAACCGCTCCAACTATCGCGTCATCGGGTCGGGCGCGTCGGGCCCGGTACGTGGGCAATATGTGACGTTGTCCAACCTCACCTTTGGCGGGCGCACGCATCAGAACGTGCCGGCGGTGGTGCTGGAGGGCGGTGATACCAGCCTGCTCGGCCAGTCCGTGCTGTCACGCTATGCCATCGACATGACCGGCGAGAAGATGACGATCC
Coding sequences within it:
- a CDS encoding toxin-antitoxin system HicB family antitoxin; this encodes MAKARKAYPLRVDPSLWDAIERLAATELRSANAEVEILLREALKARGIKLEPPGKPAKRGRPRKEQD
- a CDS encoding sensor domain-containing phosphodiesterase; the protein is MSANPLSTFLADARAALPDNDDDPVDAILDAVRDHLGMEIAFAGRFDGDRRTFTHIRTKLPVPVVPGDSEPLEDSFCHHIIQGRLPELIHNAFDHELALKLPFTKALPIGAHLNVPLRLSDGTIYGTFCCLSREADHSLTERDLNTLKAFAALAAAQIERKRKNDRELAEASARIDDILAKEQISPVFQPIHSLVDNKMKGVESLSRFPRGVPGFDIPSDWFNAAAAIGKGEELELLAVRKVLENLPRLPKDIYVSINVSPEVAVSGELEPLLRPLPKDRIVVELTEHSKVADFGLLGRALDRLRGVARVAIDDVGAGYAGLRHIVDLRPDLLKLDMELTRQVDSDDARHALAQALVTFASRTGSQIIAEGIETAAEAKTLKALKVEYGQGYFFSRPMPLIALSHYAMGVTETGNTTRPSRMMDRLPDHLAKKLA
- a CDS encoding thioredoxin family protein; translation: MRILLLGLTLLLGACAAPSAHVDSASHHPEARPFDEAADAMAAVDAALAAAAEQDKKMLLIMGANWCHDSRGLAGLFETPRFAELIRQHYALVYVDAGKPREDAANNMAVAQRFGVDRLIGTPNLFVIDGDGQLLNSVENVTGWTDAASRDPGEIYDFLAAMATR
- a CDS encoding S1/P1 nuclease; the encoded protein is MLRWIAAIAASLSLVIAAPAAAYWEYGHGIVARIAYNEVQPETRAKIRALMAQDRLLQTPECRIRNVEDASYWADCIKQYGDRYAYAFSWHYQNVSICKDFDLSGPCKDGHCVAAQVERQARLLADTALPTRDRVEALAFLMHFVGDLHQPMHAGDNEDLGGNRVAANYGLIGGRTNLHSIWDGYLAERSISTPPGGARGVIAPFTRAELEAMKGGNVVDWSREMWAMSRDVAYPSLVDRNPCDGEVEGRPTLTEEDVQALIPAAREAAVKGGMRLAKLLDDALLRGEAPPFRRL
- a CDS encoding zinc transporter ZntB; the protein is MQSTDALQKMDGPMLFGRVIDGKGGARAIDWADAQSWLPAVPGELMWLHLCRTQPGVYEWLQDALSIPEPTAEMLTMDSTRPRAFKEDDTLVATLRGINFNPGAEPEDMVSMQFWCDGQRLITLRRQPLQTPRDVLAMLDSGKGPVDAGALITMHVELMVARMNAAIVDMNDHIDAMEEMGIEENRNSILERTTIIRRNCLALKRHMGPQHAALETIARADLDWFEAHDRREIGETVERLKRYLDDIDVSMESALVLQDEIRARAVAGAERTNYLLTLVAAIFLPLGFLTGLLGINVGGMPGMNDPGAFWIVVGLCIAILAVQIFLFWRWHLFTRH
- a CDS encoding retropepsin-like aspartic protease family protein, whose product is MKNFVLGTIACAVMVGMISRGGTFGTTEVAGEAATMQPAKQLDAWELAAQKQRQERSASLSSSRRAAAMRAAETGNARSSSGTVLQRQPDGHFYSDVKIQGRSVEFLVDTGASMVALSESDARRAGVSFNRSNYRVIGSGASGPVRGQYVTLSNLTFGGRTHQNVPAVVLEGGDTSLLGQSVLSRYAIDMTGEKMTIR
- a CDS encoding isoaspartyl peptidase/L-asparaginase family protein; the protein is MPKLIPALAALAAILATPALAQDDPDWSIVIHGGAGTILPENMTPEKEAEIRAVLDSALAAGSKVLAEGGSSLDAITAAITILEDDPNFNAGRGAVFTWEETNSLDASIMRGDTLEAGAVAGASTTRHPILLARKVMEDSPHVLLSGEGADQFASEKGLEQVDPSYFYTQERFDALKRYKAMTEQREKVSQIEIDDKFGTVGAVAIDQQGVIAAGTSTGGMTGKRWGRIGDSPIIGAGTYAAGSCGVSATGSGEYFIRLAVARTICFELDATRLEKRLEAKHAAPPCPENLICMMEDPRLSPQDAQKVADAVIGQVGDLGGSGGVIYLAQDGTPGWSFDTPGMYRGYARSDGSKVVAIFKDR
- a CDS encoding isoaspartyl peptidase/L-asparaginase family protein, which encodes MWTLMIHGGAGSMRRGKLDAGMEAACRDGLNAALDAGEAVLAAGGNAVDAVEAVARLMEDDPAFNAGRGSTLTHEGHVECDAAIMSGAERRAGAVAGMRSTRNPISAARAVMEDSPHVLMSKDGADEFAREMGLDQVPNKYFITEERHRQLVELLTKGADAFDADIKYGTIGAVAVDAQGHLAAATSTGGLTAKRWGRIGDSPLIGAGTYADDRAAAVSATGLGEVFIRAAAAHEVCARMRYAGMNLQQALDGVLAEVQEMGGTGGMIAVAPSGEAAWSFTTPGMYRARSGSDGERMVAIFGDE
- a CDS encoding SPFH domain-containing protein, producing MSEHVLGLNSSTERDANTQSGYVYLLVLLGIIAVQVWAIFHLVDNGKSGLMIFMVIAMPLLLLFVASGFYMLQPNQGAVITLFGTYKGTDRKDGLRWVLPWLMRHKVSVRANNFISDKIKVNDLRGNPIEMAAQIVWRVVDTAQATFDVDDYKEFVRVQVEAAIRTIGARYPYDDFDHEDVTLRGHIDEVGVELLRELRDRLVVAGITVDECGFTHLAYAQEIAGAMLRRQQAEAVVAARKTLVEGAVGMVEMALADLSKRDVVELDDERRAAMVSNLMVVLCSERDTQPVVNAGSLYS
- a CDS encoding alpha/beta hydrolase, which codes for MITLTLAAALAAHAMTPEEVEIAGPEGPLAGTLIDPAPEAPAILFIAGSGPTDRNGDSMMGVKGGAIRQLAEALGDAGIASLRTDKRGLAGSAAAIANPNAVVFEDYVADTRGWIDLLRERGKPCVWLAGHSEGSTIALLTAQDPPDICGLILIAGAGRPILDVMVDQLSAQLPPPMLEQLETAFASMKAGETVDPATVPAPLAPMFAPDLQRFMMSGYTLDPATLLEGIDLPVLIVQPGEDLQVKVSEGEALKAAMPAAAYVQIDGVNHVLKPVPAGDVAANMASYGDADLAIDPRVAAAIAPFVLPAK
- the ispG gene encoding flavodoxin-dependent (E)-4-hydroxy-3-methylbut-2-enyl-diphosphate synthase, with translation MSAIRPWRTIERRQSRQIMVGNVPVGGDAPITVQTMTNTPTSDARATIDQIRRCEEAGADIIRVSCPDTDSTAAMKEIVRAANVPIVADIHFHYKRALEAADAGAACLRINPGNIGSDARVKEVIAAAKANGCAIRIGVNAGSLEKDLLEKYGEPCPDALVESALDHIKILQDHDFHDYKVAVKASDLMLAVAAYSDLAAQVDCPLHLGITEAGGLIGGTVKSSLGIGSLLWAGIGDTIRVSLSAEPEEEVRVGFEILKALGLRSRGVRVVSCPSCARQGFDVIRTVQKLEESLQHIKTPMSLSVLGCVVNGPGEARETDIGITGGGNGKHMVYLSGVTDHHVEDDGMIAHIVKLVEDKAAKIEAGEAEAFVPHA